A region from the Tahibacter amnicola genome encodes:
- the xdhB gene encoding xanthine dehydrogenase molybdopterin binding subunit, whose translation MNLRHESAVGHVTGRAVYTDEQHEPTGLLSLYPVQAPHAHARIVAMDATAALALPGVIRVLTAADIPGENDTGPILHDEPLIPRDVVLFHGQAVAWVVATSERIAQQAARAVKVEYEPLPPVLDIETAIAQSSFHLPPAVVARGDAAAAMDLAPHRLSGELHIGGQDHFYLETQASWAHVDSEGLVQVTSSTQHPTETQIIVARVLGLPSNRVVCKSLRMGGGFGGKETQANPYAAVAALAAFRTGKPVRIKLGRSADMQLTGKRHPFLARYEVGFDDDGLLKALIVTLYANGGWSADLSPPVLMRAMVHVDNAYYTPHVHITGLIARTHLASNTAFRGFGGPQGMLVGEEILDRVARYRQLPPETVRERNLYRPDETPARNDTPYGQPVVDNHLPQLWAQLRRDSHFDQRRRQIDEFNRSHAHVRRGLAITPVKFGISFNKTEYNQAGALVHIYADGSVQLNHGGTEMGQGLHTKMLAVASRALGVRVDTIQIMVTSTDKVPNTSATAASSGSDLNGQAVKAACETLLERLAPVAATMLGTTPDDVVFSEDHARRQSDASVAVPFSEVTRAAYSARVSLSATGYYRTPVIHWDPKRGHGHPFYYYAFGAAVSEVEVCGFTGVYTLRQVDLLHDVGDSLAETIDRGQIEGGFVQGMGWLTCEELRWSAAGKLLTDAPSTYKIPTIGEVPREFHVTLFKRSRTPTTQVIFGSKGVGEPPLMLAISVREALRDAVAAFGDARAVPLASPATPEAVADAIAAVRTPDPAHSSPEAPVPAGAASGS comes from the coding sequence ATGAACCTGCGCCACGAAAGCGCCGTGGGCCACGTGACCGGCCGCGCGGTGTACACCGATGAACAGCACGAACCGACCGGCTTGCTGAGCCTGTATCCCGTGCAGGCGCCACATGCCCATGCGCGAATTGTCGCGATGGACGCAACCGCCGCACTCGCCCTGCCGGGCGTCATCCGCGTGCTGACCGCCGCGGACATCCCCGGCGAGAACGACACCGGCCCGATCCTCCATGACGAGCCGCTGATTCCGCGCGATGTGGTGCTGTTCCATGGCCAGGCCGTGGCCTGGGTGGTGGCCACCAGTGAGCGCATCGCTCAACAGGCAGCGCGGGCGGTGAAAGTGGAGTACGAGCCGCTCCCGCCCGTCCTGGATATCGAGACGGCCATCGCGCAGTCGTCCTTCCACCTGCCACCCGCCGTGGTCGCCCGCGGCGATGCCGCCGCGGCCATGGACCTGGCACCGCATCGTCTGAGCGGTGAGCTGCACATCGGCGGGCAGGACCATTTCTACCTGGAAACACAGGCGAGCTGGGCCCACGTCGACTCGGAGGGACTGGTGCAGGTGACCTCCTCCACCCAGCATCCGACCGAGACACAGATCATCGTCGCGCGCGTGCTGGGATTGCCGTCAAACCGCGTGGTGTGCAAGAGCCTGCGCATGGGCGGCGGATTCGGCGGCAAGGAAACCCAGGCCAATCCCTATGCGGCCGTCGCGGCCCTTGCGGCGTTCCGCACGGGCAAACCCGTGCGCATCAAGCTCGGCCGCAGCGCCGACATGCAGCTGACCGGAAAGCGCCATCCCTTCCTGGCCCGCTACGAGGTGGGGTTTGATGACGACGGGCTGCTCAAGGCGCTGATCGTCACCCTGTACGCCAACGGTGGCTGGAGCGCCGACCTGTCGCCGCCGGTACTGATGCGCGCCATGGTACATGTGGATAATGCCTATTACACACCGCACGTCCATATCACCGGCCTGATCGCCCGGACGCACCTGGCCTCCAACACGGCGTTCCGCGGCTTCGGCGGCCCCCAGGGCATGCTGGTGGGCGAGGAGATCCTCGACCGTGTGGCGCGTTACCGCCAGCTACCGCCGGAAACGGTGCGCGAGCGCAATCTCTACCGGCCGGACGAAACACCCGCGCGCAATGACACGCCCTACGGGCAGCCGGTCGTGGACAACCACCTGCCGCAGCTGTGGGCGCAGTTGCGCCGCGACAGCCACTTCGACCAGCGCCGCCGGCAGATCGACGAATTCAACCGCAGCCATGCGCATGTCCGGCGTGGCCTGGCGATCACGCCGGTCAAGTTCGGCATCTCGTTCAACAAGACCGAATACAACCAGGCCGGCGCGCTGGTCCACATTTACGCCGACGGCAGCGTGCAGCTCAATCACGGCGGCACCGAGATGGGTCAGGGCCTGCACACCAAGATGCTGGCCGTCGCCAGTCGCGCGCTGGGCGTTCGCGTCGACACGATCCAGATCATGGTGACCAGCACGGACAAGGTGCCCAACACCTCCGCGACGGCCGCCAGCAGCGGGTCGGACCTTAACGGCCAGGCCGTCAAGGCGGCCTGCGAAACCCTGCTCGAACGCCTGGCGCCTGTCGCCGCGACCATGCTTGGCACAACGCCCGACGACGTCGTCTTCTCCGAAGATCACGCACGCCGCCAGTCGGACGCCAGCGTCGCGGTACCGTTCAGCGAGGTGACGCGCGCCGCCTACTCCGCGCGCGTCAGCCTGTCCGCCACCGGCTACTACCGCACCCCGGTGATCCACTGGGACCCCAAGCGCGGCCACGGCCATCCGTTCTACTACTACGCCTTCGGCGCCGCTGTCAGCGAAGTGGAAGTCTGCGGTTTTACGGGTGTATACACGCTGCGGCAAGTCGATCTGCTGCACGATGTCGGCGATTCGCTGGCGGAAACGATCGACCGCGGCCAGATTGAAGGCGGCTTCGTCCAGGGCATGGGTTGGCTGACATGCGAGGAACTGCGCTGGAGCGCGGCCGGAAAGCTGCTGACCGACGCGCCCAGCACGTACAAGATCCCCACGATCGGCGAGGTGCCGCGGGAGTTCCACGTCACCCTGTTCAAGCGCTCCCGCACACCGACCACCCAGGTGATTTTCGGCAGCAAGGGCGTCGGCGAACCGCCGCTGATGCTGGCGATCAGTGTGCGCGAAGCGCTGCGCGACGCAGTCGCTGCCTTCGGCGACGCACGCGCCGTGCCGCTGGCCTCGCCGGCGACACCCGAAGCAGTGGCGGATGCGATCGCAGCGGTGCGCACGCCAGACCCCGCCCACTCCTCCCCGGAAGCGCCCGTGCCGGCTGGCGCCGCATCCGGATCGTAG
- a CDS encoding xanthine dehydrogenase small subunit: MTNRPFFHLNGRDIPLADTDPTESLLRWLRRAHLTGTKEGCADGDCGACTVAIVESAEDGGATYRAVNSCLLPMGSVPGRRVVTVESLADGDTLHPVQAAMVRCAGSQCGYCTPGIVMSLFAGYYNGELTDITTEGNLCRCTGYRPIRAATDELAGDSRPDDAFCRALHADVGGASDPIPAFHLPVSVDQAIALKRDNPQAAWIAGATDLGVALSHGQPVAPSFIALDRIAALRHIDIQAGHVLIGAGVPLTTIETQLAGLFPALDQMLYWFAARQVRNRATLGGNLGTASPIGDLLPVLLALDAQVHCAGPEGARTLPVSDFFTGYRKTRRADGELIVAVTLPRRSGLSAAYKVAKRQTDDISIVAAVFALDFDQDIIAHARLAYGGVAATPMRATAVEEFLLGRTLDTDTVAEACRRLESVFTPLDDHRSSAAYRRRLCGSLFAKFVQEHCR; this comes from the coding sequence ATGACAAACCGCCCGTTTTTCCACCTCAACGGCCGCGACATTCCGCTGGCAGATACCGATCCGACCGAATCCCTGCTGCGCTGGCTGCGCCGGGCCCATCTCACCGGAACCAAGGAAGGCTGCGCGGACGGTGATTGCGGCGCCTGCACGGTCGCCATCGTCGAATCCGCCGAGGACGGCGGCGCCACGTACCGGGCGGTCAACAGTTGCCTCCTCCCGATGGGCTCGGTACCGGGTCGCCGCGTCGTCACCGTGGAGTCCCTGGCCGACGGCGACACCTTGCACCCGGTGCAGGCGGCGATGGTCCGCTGCGCCGGCTCCCAGTGCGGCTATTGCACGCCGGGCATCGTGATGAGCCTGTTCGCCGGCTACTACAACGGCGAGCTGACGGATATCACCACCGAAGGCAATCTGTGCCGCTGCACCGGCTACCGGCCGATCCGCGCTGCGACCGACGAGCTGGCCGGCGACAGTCGGCCGGATGACGCATTCTGCCGGGCACTGCACGCCGACGTCGGCGGTGCATCCGACCCGATCCCTGCGTTCCACCTGCCGGTCTCGGTCGACCAGGCCATCGCGCTCAAGCGCGACAACCCGCAGGCTGCATGGATCGCCGGCGCCACGGACCTGGGCGTGGCACTCAGCCACGGGCAACCGGTCGCGCCGTCCTTCATCGCGCTCGACCGCATTGCCGCGCTCCGCCATATCGACATCCAGGCAGGCCATGTTCTCATCGGCGCCGGCGTGCCACTGACGACGATCGAGACACAACTGGCCGGCCTGTTTCCCGCGCTCGACCAGATGCTGTACTGGTTTGCCGCGCGCCAGGTGCGCAATCGCGCCACGCTCGGTGGCAACCTCGGTACCGCATCACCGATCGGCGACCTGCTGCCGGTGCTGCTCGCGCTCGACGCCCAGGTGCATTGTGCCGGGCCGGAAGGCGCCCGCACGCTTCCCGTCAGCGACTTCTTCACCGGCTACCGCAAGACGCGCCGCGCCGATGGCGAATTGATCGTCGCGGTAACCCTGCCGCGCCGCAGCGGACTATCTGCCGCGTACAAGGTGGCCAAGCGCCAGACCGACGACATCAGCATCGTCGCCGCTGTATTCGCGCTGGATTTCGACCAGGACATCATCGCCCACGCGCGGCTGGCTTACGGCGGCGTCGCGGCAACTCCCATGCGCGCCACCGCGGTGGAGGAGTTCCTGCTCGGCAGAACGCTCGACACTGACACCGTTGCCGAAGCCTGCCGCCGACTGGAGTCGGTGTTCACCCCGCTGGATGATCATCGTTCCAGCGCCGCGTACCGTCGTCGGCTGTGCGGCAGCCTGTTCGCGAAATTCGTGCAGGAGCACTGCCGATGA
- a CDS encoding adenosine deaminase: protein MSEAVQHTELMLSDRLADFLRGMPKAELHIHIEGSLEPELIFQMAQRNGVSLPYASVEALRAAYAFTNLQSFLDIYYAGASVLLTEVDFFDMAWAYFLRARADNVIHAELFFDPQTHTMRGVPFAVVINGLHRAVERARQELGIRASLILCFLRHLSEDEALATLEEAKPYIGRFIGVGLDSGELGNPPEKFARVFAEARRLGLRIVAHAGEEGPPAYIWGALDVLGAERIDHGVQALKDPALVERLVREHIPLTVCPLSNIKLCVFPTLAQHNLRELLDRGLVATINSDDPAYFGGYINQNYLETFQALQLNLGHARRLAENSFVASFASAEEKCRDLERLVAYFDQTFAPA from the coding sequence ATGTCCGAAGCCGTCCAACACACCGAGCTGATGCTGTCCGACCGTCTTGCCGATTTCCTGCGCGGCATGCCCAAGGCGGAGTTGCACATTCATATCGAGGGTTCGCTCGAGCCCGAGCTGATATTCCAGATGGCGCAGCGCAATGGCGTCAGCCTGCCCTATGCCAGTGTCGAGGCATTGCGCGCGGCGTACGCTTTTACCAATTTGCAGAGTTTTCTCGATATCTACTATGCCGGCGCCAGCGTGCTGCTGACGGAGGTCGACTTCTTCGACATGGCCTGGGCGTACTTTCTGCGCGCGCGCGCCGACAACGTCATTCACGCCGAATTGTTCTTCGACCCGCAGACGCACACGATGCGCGGTGTGCCGTTTGCCGTCGTGATCAATGGCCTGCACCGGGCCGTCGAGCGGGCGCGCCAGGAGCTGGGCATCCGTGCTTCATTGATCCTGTGCTTCCTGCGCCACCTGAGCGAGGACGAAGCCCTCGCCACGCTGGAGGAGGCCAAGCCCTATATTGGCCGCTTCATCGGCGTGGGGCTGGATTCGGGCGAACTGGGTAACCCGCCGGAGAAGTTCGCGCGCGTCTTCGCCGAGGCGCGCCGCCTGGGGCTGCGCATCGTGGCACACGCGGGCGAGGAGGGGCCGCCTGCCTACATCTGGGGCGCGCTGGACGTGCTCGGCGCGGAGCGGATCGACCATGGCGTGCAGGCGTTGAAAGACCCGGCGCTGGTCGAACGGCTCGTGCGCGAGCACATTCCACTGACGGTATGCCCGCTATCGAACATAAAGCTCTGCGTATTTCCGACGCTGGCCCAGCACAACCTGCGCGAGCTGCTCGACCGCGGACTCGTGGCCACGATCAACTCGGACGATCCGGCCTATTTCGGCGGCTATATCAACCAGAACTACCTGGAGACCTTCCAGGCCCTCCAGCTCAACCTGGGACATGCGCGGCGGCTCGCCGAGAACAGTTTCGTGGCCAGCTTCGCCAGTGCGGAGGAGAAATGCCGCGACCTGGAACGACTGGTCGCCTACTTCGACCAGACCTTCGCCCCGGCCTGA
- the uraH gene encoding hydroxyisourate hydrolase has protein sequence MGRLTTHVLDTAQGKPGAGIRIDLYRLDAGQRRPLAQRTTNVDGRCDEPLLAGAALLPGTYELDFHLGAYFKGAGIALADPPFIDVVTLRFGMADADSHYHVPLLASPYSYSTYRGS, from the coding sequence ATGGGCAGACTCACCACGCACGTGCTGGATACCGCGCAGGGCAAGCCTGGCGCAGGCATCCGGATTGATCTCTACCGCCTCGACGCCGGCCAGCGCCGGCCGCTGGCGCAGCGCACCACCAATGTCGACGGCCGCTGCGACGAACCGCTGCTGGCGGGCGCCGCGCTGCTGCCGGGTACCTATGAGCTCGATTTCCACCTGGGTGCGTATTTCAAAGGCGCAGGTATCGCGCTGGCCGATCCACCCTTCATCGACGTGGTGACGTTGCGCTTCGGAATGGCGGACGCCGACAGCCACTATCACGTGCCGCTCCTGGCGTCACCGTACAGCTACAGCACGTATCGGGGCAGCTGA
- a CDS encoding urate hydroxylase PuuD, translated as MSAYLVEAVGLLLRWLHVVAAIAWIGESFYFVALDRGLTPPKVGGGGVSGESWSVHGGGFYHKQKYLVAPAVMPEELHWSKWKSYTTWISGFCLFAMLYLASPGLYLIDPAVAAWTPAQAVMLAIAFLPGSWLVYDLLCRLVGFRDALLGALVGVYVVALTYAATQCFSGRAAFLIVGASMATIMSANVFFVIIPGQKRMVAALARGEAPDPLPGRRGKQRSVHNTYFTLPVVFAMLSIHYATAYAHPQSWLVLVLFMAAGAVIRQFFVVWHSRERAWWLLAVAAAVLLAVFGMMAPREPAAAKAPAVPVPATPAVPAPAATPAVATPEAVQAILGKHCIQCHSAKPSMIASAPKGLQFDQPDDLRKHAELIRRQVVALKVMPPGNFTGMTDQERSVVEAWLASRP; from the coding sequence ATGAGTGCCTATCTGGTCGAGGCCGTTGGCCTGTTGCTGCGCTGGCTGCACGTGGTGGCTGCGATCGCGTGGATTGGCGAATCGTTCTATTTCGTGGCGCTCGATCGCGGCCTCACGCCGCCGAAGGTCGGTGGCGGCGGCGTGTCGGGAGAGTCCTGGTCGGTTCATGGCGGTGGCTTCTACCACAAGCAGAAGTACCTGGTGGCGCCCGCGGTGATGCCGGAGGAACTGCACTGGTCAAAATGGAAATCCTATACGACGTGGATTTCGGGATTCTGCCTGTTTGCGATGCTGTACCTGGCATCGCCCGGCCTTTATCTGATCGATCCGGCCGTCGCCGCCTGGACCCCGGCGCAGGCCGTGATGCTGGCGATCGCCTTTCTGCCGGGATCATGGCTGGTCTACGACCTGCTGTGCCGTCTTGTCGGCTTCCGGGACGCATTGCTCGGCGCGCTCGTGGGCGTTTACGTAGTCGCGCTGACGTATGCCGCGACGCAGTGCTTTTCCGGCCGTGCGGCATTCTTGATCGTCGGCGCCAGCATGGCGACGATCATGTCGGCGAATGTGTTCTTCGTGATCATTCCGGGCCAGAAGCGCATGGTCGCGGCGCTGGCGCGCGGCGAGGCACCCGATCCGCTTCCCGGGCGACGCGGCAAGCAGCGTTCCGTGCACAACACGTATTTCACGCTACCGGTCGTGTTCGCGATGTTGAGCATCCACTATGCGACGGCCTATGCGCATCCGCAGAGCTGGCTGGTGCTGGTGCTGTTCATGGCGGCAGGTGCGGTCATTCGCCAGTTCTTCGTGGTGTGGCACAGCCGCGAACGTGCCTGGTGGCTGCTCGCGGTGGCGGCCGCCGTGCTGTTGGCCGTGTTCGGGATGATGGCGCCGCGTGAGCCGGCGGCGGCCAAAGCGCCTGCGGTTCCCGTGCCGGCAACGCCGGCGGTACCGGCGCCAGCTGCCACACCCGCGGTGGCGACGCCGGAAGCCGTGCAGGCGATCCTCGGCAAGCACTGCATCCAGTGTCACTCGGCCAAACCCTCGATGATTGCCAGCGCCCCCAAGGGCCTGCAGTTCGACCAGCCGGACGACCTGCGCAAGCATGCTGAGCTCATACGCCGACAGGTCGTGGCCTTGAAGGTGATGCCGCCCGGCAATTTCACGGGAATGACGGACCAGGAGCGGTCGGTCGTCGAGGCGTGGCTGGCGTCGCGGCCGTGA
- a CDS encoding alpha-ketoglutarate-dependent dioxygenase AlkB has product MASLITIHRCTIPPVRFRRNWTRHARSFHSDDVTLLVGASGISILSLGGARPIVFRHKTDRSREHVFVLTAGSLLHMSQAIQAEWLHAIPKVPDAAPRISLTLRAMR; this is encoded by the coding sequence TTGGCGTCCCTTATAACTATTCACAGATGCACTATCCCGCCTGTCCGATTCCGGCGGAACTGGACACGCCATGCGCGCAGCTTCCATTCCGACGACGTGACCTTGCTGGTCGGTGCCAGCGGCATCAGCATCCTCTCGCTGGGCGGCGCCCGCCCGATCGTGTTCCGGCACAAGACAGACCGCTCGCGTGAGCACGTTTTCGTACTCACCGCCGGGTCATTGCTGCACATGTCGCAGGCGATTCAGGCCGAATGGCTCCACGCCATCCCGAAAGTTCCCGATGCGGCCCCGCGCATCAGCCTGACGTTGCGGGCGATGCGGTGA
- a CDS encoding helix-turn-helix domain-containing protein, translating into MRRRESDFASPAVKAATNHLATLVRQARLARGWSQAELAEGARLSTPTPHRIEPARPAVWA; encoded by the coding sequence ATGCGGCGCAGAGAATCCGACTTCGCCTCGCCGGCGGTAAAGGCAGCGACAAATCACCTGGCCACCCTCGTCAGGCAGGCCCGGCTGGCGCGCGGCTGGTCCCAAGCCGAGCTGGCTGAGGGCGCCCGGTTGAGCACGCCGACACCTCATCGAATCGAGCCTGCGCGACCTGCGGTTTGGGCATGA
- a CDS encoding ureidoglycolate lyase yields the protein MSNPRPDDVLALEPLTAAAFAAFGDVIEPASARQVYAVNDGTAQRFHDLARVDTGTGDGHPLISIFRAEPRTLPMPLRCVERHPLGSQAFVPLSRTPFIVVVTADPHTRPRAFLSQNGQGVNYHRGTWHHPLIALEQVSDFLVIDRGGPGDNCEEVALRHRWMLPGAGELLLPPAA from the coding sequence GTGAGCAACCCCCGACCCGATGATGTCCTGGCGCTCGAACCGCTCACGGCCGCCGCCTTCGCCGCGTTCGGCGATGTGATCGAACCGGCATCGGCGCGCCAGGTGTACGCCGTCAACGACGGTACCGCGCAGCGCTTTCATGACCTGGCTCGCGTCGACACCGGCACCGGGGACGGCCACCCCCTGATCAGTATCTTCCGCGCCGAGCCACGCACGCTGCCGATGCCACTGCGATGCGTCGAACGCCACCCCCTGGGCAGCCAGGCCTTCGTGCCGCTGTCCCGTACTCCGTTCATCGTCGTCGTGACCGCCGATCCCCACACTCGCCCCAGGGCCTTCCTGTCGCAGAACGGCCAGGGCGTCAACTACCACCGCGGCACCTGGCACCACCCCTTGATCGCGCTGGAGCAAGTCTCGGACTTCCTGGTCATCGACCGTGGCGGGCCGGGGGACAACTGCGAAGAGGTGGCGTTGAGGCACCGCTGGATGCTGCCGGGTGCCGGAGAACTGCTTTTGCCACCAGCGGCGTAA
- the alc gene encoding allantoicase — translation MALPAIDPEAPEFTRRHVNLADARLGAEALVASDDFFAAKERMLNPEPAIFVPGKYDTNGKWMDGWESRRKRTSGHDWCIVRLARPGRLHGADLDTSHFTGNFPPAASIEGCCVPGGEPTEQTPWFSVLPPVNLGGNRHHYFPLGGDAVCTHVRVNLFPDGGLARLRLYGTPQFDATAVDADGLIDLASALNGGTIVATNNQHFGLATSLLLPGRGVNMGDGWETRRRREPGNDWCIVALARPGLIRAVEVDTCHFKGNYPDRCSLQATRVPGGTPESLVTQSMFWPVLLPEQKLEMDRQHFYDSQILPHDAVTHVRFNIFPDGGVSRLRLRGIPAP, via the coding sequence ATGGCACTTCCCGCTATCGATCCCGAAGCACCCGAGTTCACCCGCCGCCACGTCAACCTCGCTGACGCCCGCCTGGGCGCCGAGGCGCTGGTGGCCAGCGACGACTTCTTCGCCGCGAAGGAGCGCATGCTCAATCCCGAGCCGGCGATCTTTGTTCCCGGCAAGTACGACACCAACGGCAAGTGGATGGACGGCTGGGAGAGCCGCCGCAAGCGCACCAGCGGCCACGACTGGTGCATCGTGCGCCTGGCCCGCCCGGGACGACTGCACGGCGCGGATCTGGACACCAGCCATTTCACCGGCAATTTTCCGCCCGCCGCCAGCATCGAGGGCTGCTGCGTACCTGGCGGCGAGCCGACGGAACAGACGCCGTGGTTCAGCGTCCTGCCCCCGGTCAACCTCGGCGGTAATCGGCATCACTATTTTCCGCTCGGTGGCGATGCGGTCTGTACGCATGTCCGGGTCAATCTGTTTCCGGACGGCGGGCTGGCGCGGTTGCGCCTCTACGGCACGCCGCAGTTCGACGCGACAGCCGTCGATGCCGACGGACTCATCGACCTTGCCAGTGCCCTGAACGGCGGCACGATCGTCGCCACCAACAACCAGCACTTCGGCCTGGCCACCAGCCTGCTCCTGCCGGGCCGCGGCGTGAACATGGGCGACGGCTGGGAGACGCGACGACGTCGCGAACCCGGCAACGACTGGTGCATCGTCGCGCTGGCCCGACCCGGATTGATCCGCGCCGTCGAAGTCGACACCTGCCACTTCAAGGGCAACTACCCGGATCGCTGCTCCCTGCAGGCCACGCGCGTGCCCGGCGGCACGCCGGAGTCGCTGGTGACGCAGTCCATGTTCTGGCCGGTGCTGCTACCGGAACAGAAGCTGGAGATGGATCGGCAGCACTTCTACGATTCCCAGATCCTCCCGCACGACGCCGTGACGCACGTGCGCTTCAACATCTTCCCCGATGGCGGCGTGTCGCGCCTGCGCCTGCGCGGGATCCCGGCCCCGTGA
- the uraD gene encoding 2-oxo-4-hydroxy-4-carboxy-5-ureidoimidazoline decarboxylase, with protein sequence MTLDDINRLDADTFTVYLGGVYEHSPWVARQVSLQRPFASCEALQQAMARCVALASDAARLTLIRAHPQLAGKAAIRGELTPSSSAEQRGAGLDLCTPEEYAQITHLNDAYQAKFGFPFILAVRGHTRQSVIEQMQRRLAREPEDELTEALEQIDRIAQLRLADLVQP encoded by the coding sequence ATGACACTGGACGACATCAACCGCCTCGACGCCGACACATTCACCGTCTACCTGGGCGGCGTCTACGAGCATTCGCCCTGGGTCGCGCGGCAAGTGAGCCTGCAGCGGCCGTTCGCCTCGTGCGAGGCCCTGCAGCAGGCCATGGCGCGCTGCGTCGCGCTGGCCAGCGACGCGGCCCGGCTGACGCTGATCCGCGCGCATCCGCAGTTGGCCGGCAAGGCCGCCATTCGCGGCGAGCTGACCCCGTCCTCCAGCGCCGAACAACGCGGCGCCGGCCTGGATCTGTGCACGCCAGAGGAGTACGCGCAGATCACCCATCTCAACGACGCCTACCAGGCGAAGTTCGGTTTTCCCTTCATCCTTGCCGTCCGTGGCCATACCCGCCAGAGCGTGATCGAACAGATGCAGCGCCGGCTGGCGCGCGAGCCGGAGGACGAGCTGACCGAGGCACTGGAACAGATCGACCGCATCGCCCAGCTGCGTCTGGCCGACCTTGTACAACCCTGA
- the puuE gene encoding allantoinase PuuE, with product MAASSRYPRDLVGYGRIPPQANWPGRARIAVQFVLNYEEGGENCVLHGDAGSEQFLSEIVGAASYPARHMSMESIYEYGSRVGVWRILREFEKRGLPLTVFGVAMAMQRHPEVVHACQALGHEIASHGWRWIHYQNLSPQEEADHLRRAVAIHRELTGDAPLGWYTGRDSPATRRLVVEHGGFEYDADYYGDDLPFWTDVALSDGTTKAHLVVPYTLDANDMRFATPQGFNTAQHFFDYLRDTFDVLYAEGAEMPRMMSVGMHCRLLGRPGRFIALQRFLDHIARHDRVWICRRIDIARHWKAQHPYAPETAR from the coding sequence ATGGCAGCAAGCTCCCGATATCCCCGCGACCTGGTCGGCTACGGCCGCATACCGCCCCAGGCCAACTGGCCCGGCCGCGCCCGCATTGCGGTGCAGTTCGTCCTCAACTACGAGGAAGGCGGCGAGAACTGCGTGTTGCACGGCGACGCCGGCAGCGAGCAGTTCCTCTCGGAAATCGTCGGTGCCGCCAGTTATCCGGCGCGCCACATGAGCATGGAGTCGATCTACGAGTACGGCTCGCGCGTGGGCGTGTGGCGCATCCTGCGCGAATTCGAGAAACGCGGGCTGCCCCTCACGGTGTTCGGTGTCGCGATGGCAATGCAGCGGCATCCGGAAGTCGTGCATGCCTGCCAGGCCCTCGGCCACGAAATCGCTTCGCACGGATGGCGCTGGATTCACTATCAGAACCTGTCGCCGCAGGAGGAAGCCGACCATCTGCGCCGCGCGGTTGCCATCCATCGCGAATTGACCGGTGATGCCCCGCTGGGCTGGTACACGGGGCGGGACAGTCCCGCGACGCGACGCCTGGTGGTGGAACACGGCGGCTTCGAGTACGACGCCGACTACTACGGCGATGACCTGCCGTTCTGGACCGACGTGGCACTTTCCGACGGCACCACGAAGGCACACCTGGTCGTGCCCTATACCCTCGATGCCAACGACATGCGCTTCGCCACGCCGCAGGGCTTCAACACCGCGCAGCACTTTTTCGACTACCTGCGTGACACCTTTGACGTCCTCTACGCGGAAGGGGCGGAGATGCCGCGGATGATGTCGGTGGGCATGCACTGCCGCCTGCTCGGGCGCCCGGGCCGGTTCATCGCCCTGCAACGCTTTCTCGATCACATTGCGCGCCATGACCGGGTCTGGATCTGTCGTCGCATCGACATCGCGCGGCACTGGAAGGCACAGCATCCCTACGCGCCGGAGACCGCACGATGA